The Acidobacteriota bacterium genome includes a region encoding these proteins:
- a CDS encoding nucleoside-diphosphate kinase: MDKKELEQTLVLLKPDALKNSLTGYLLSQLSEFHSGLHFAGARIVAVSRILAEEHYAEHRGKAFYESLLDYITGSLHWENEPWKRRVVAIVYQGPDAIRKIRDIAGPTNPHAAREDKPGCIRALGTLVPIKDASGRVISDRMDNLIHASANPADAEREIKLWFTPGDIPPMMHAYETEICDTWYGYADGRLLTQPEPGAICLFAPGDVAWKSDLETLRRLAGGLETAESLNYVAAKYLINDTRIR, from the coding sequence ATGGACAAGAAAGAACTGGAACAAACCCTCGTGCTTCTCAAGCCCGACGCCCTTAAAAACTCGTTGACGGGATACCTGCTCTCGCAGCTGTCCGAATTCCACTCCGGCCTCCATTTCGCGGGGGCCAGGATCGTGGCCGTCAGCCGGATCCTGGCCGAGGAGCATTACGCCGAGCACCGCGGGAAGGCGTTTTACGAATCGCTCCTGGACTACATCACCGGGAGCCTCCACTGGGAGAATGAGCCCTGGAAGCGGCGCGTGGTCGCCATCGTCTACCAGGGCCCCGACGCCATCCGCAAGATCCGCGATATCGCCGGCCCAACCAATCCCCATGCCGCCAGGGAGGACAAGCCGGGATGCATCCGCGCCCTGGGGACCCTTGTCCCGATCAAGGACGCCTCGGGGCGCGTGATCAGCGACCGGATGGACAACCTGATCCACGCCTCGGCCAATCCCGCGGACGCCGAACGGGAAATCAAGCTCTGGTTCACCCCCGGGGACATCCCCCCCATGATGCACGCCTACGAGACCGAAATCTGCGACACCTGGTACGGCTACGCCGACGGCCGGCTGCTCACGCAACCGGAGCCGGGCGCCATCTGCCTGTTCGCCCCCGGGGACGTCGCGTGGAAATCGGACCTGGAAACCCTCCGGCGGCTTGCCGGGGGACTCGAAACGGCCGAATCCCTCAACTACGTCGCGGCCAAGTACCTTATCAACGACACCCGCATCCGGTAG
- a CDS encoding cyclase family protein: protein MPEFYDISRTLEEGMEVWPGDPEFRRDWVARIRDGAPANVSALHLGVHAGTHLDAPLHVDDAGSDVARLPVGTFIGPARVFGIDSAGGVRAADLEALDWEGVERALFRWAAQGPGDPPGGHGFLHDDAARFLAGRGLRLVGTDAPGVDAPDSADLPVHRILLGGGVAILENLCLGGVPPGDYELICLPLKIAGSDGSPVRAVLRRRNP, encoded by the coding sequence ATGCCCGAGTTCTACGACATCTCCCGGACCCTCGAGGAAGGGATGGAAGTCTGGCCCGGGGACCCGGAGTTCCGGAGAGACTGGGTGGCGCGCATTCGGGACGGGGCGCCGGCGAACGTGTCCGCCCTTCATCTGGGGGTGCATGCCGGGACCCACCTCGACGCCCCCCTTCACGTCGATGACGCCGGGAGCGACGTCGCCCGGCTGCCGGTCGGGACCTTCATAGGGCCCGCGCGGGTTTTCGGGATCGACTCCGCGGGGGGGGTCCGGGCGGCCGACCTCGAGGCCCTCGACTGGGAGGGGGTGGAGAGGGCGCTTTTCCGATGGGCGGCCCAGGGCCCGGGAGACCCCCCCGGCGGCCATGGATTCCTCCACGACGACGCCGCGCGGTTTCTCGCGGGAAGGGGATTGCGCCTGGTCGGGACCGACGCCCCGGGCGTGGACGCGCCCGACAGCGCGGACCTTCCCGTCCACCGGATCCTCCTGGGGGGCGGGGTCGCCATTCTCGAGAACCTCTGCCTGGGGGGGGTCCCTCCGGGGGATTACGAACTGATCTGTCTTCCCCTGAAGATCGCGGGGTCGGACGGCTCCCCGGTCCGGGCCGTGTTGAGGCGGCGAAATCCCTAG
- a CDS encoding UDP-3-O-acyl-N-acetylglucosamine deacetylase: MFRYQRTLKEKVEFEGVGLHTGYPVRLAILPAPPDSGIRFRRTDLRNFEIEARRAYVAKVSYATTLMKKGVMIATVEHVLATLYGLGIDNARLDLDSMEVPILDGSCAPFTDGLLAAGIVEQGEPRRYIVIERPIEVRQGDKVAGVYPGRVPRASYAIDFDHPAIGQQRIELELTPEAFRRELSRARTFGFVSDIEYLKGLGLIRGGSLENAVVLDSEGVLNTGLRYPDEFVRHKLMDLLGDISLCGLPIIGRLEADRAGHAIHTDLAALISKRHDCCRVLTANEVEPVLADAG, encoded by the coding sequence ATGTTCAGGTATCAGCGAACCTTGAAGGAAAAAGTCGAGTTCGAGGGAGTGGGGCTCCACACCGGGTACCCGGTCCGCCTCGCGATCCTGCCCGCCCCGCCCGACTCGGGCATCCGCTTCCGCCGCACCGACCTCCGGAACTTCGAAATCGAAGCCCGGCGCGCCTACGTGGCGAAGGTCAGTTACGCCACGACCCTCATGAAGAAGGGGGTGATGATTGCGACCGTGGAGCACGTCCTCGCCACCCTCTACGGCCTCGGCATCGACAACGCGCGCCTGGACCTCGATTCCATGGAAGTCCCCATCCTCGACGGATCGTGCGCCCCTTTCACCGACGGCCTCCTCGCCGCCGGCATCGTCGAGCAAGGGGAACCGCGCCGGTACATCGTGATCGAGCGCCCGATCGAGGTACGCCAGGGGGACAAGGTGGCGGGCGTCTACCCCGGGCGCGTCCCGCGGGCGAGCTACGCCATCGACTTCGACCATCCCGCGATAGGGCAGCAGCGGATCGAGCTGGAGCTGACGCCCGAAGCCTTTCGCCGGGAGCTTTCCCGCGCCCGGACCTTCGGCTTCGTCTCCGACATCGAGTACCTGAAGGGCCTCGGCCTGATCCGCGGCGGCTCGCTCGAAAACGCCGTGGTCCTCGATTCCGAGGGGGTCCTCAACACCGGGCTGCGCTACCCGGACGAATTCGTCCGCCACAAGCTGATGGACCTGCTCGGGGATATTTCCCTTTGCGGGCTTCCCATCATCGGCCGCCTGGAGGCCGACCGCGCCGGTCACGCCATCCACACCGACCTGGCCGCCCTCATCTCGAAAAGGCACGACTGCTGCCGGGTCCTCACCGCGAACGAGGTCGAGCCCGTCCTGGCGGACGCGGGCTAG
- the trpE gene encoding anthranilate synthase component I — protein MIQPSLEEVKELARQGNVIPVSKDIMGDLLTPAAAYLRVAHGRSRVFLLESVEGGERLARYSFIGWDPFITVRAREGEVSVERRGEVVREPGRGLEKLREIGRGFRPVAVGDLPPFLGGGVGYFAYDLVRRFERLPELAADDLGVDDYGVMYFSTILAFDHLRHRIHIIANIVDDRGGADLEPKYRDAVLRIEQVEKRLSVPISLPSPPVHEEIPEPVSNVGAEEYCRNVEKAREHIRAGDIFQVVLSQRFTMPVTCDPFDIYRALRFINPSPYMFFLRMDDLVVVGASPEMLVKVSGRRVEYGPIAGTRPRGATPGEDERLARELEADAKERAEHIMLVDLGRNDLGRVCEYGSVRVTDLMRIEKYSHVMHLVSGVEGTLRPGLDCFDALESCLPAGTVSGAPKVRAMEIIESMEPCRRGIYGGAVGYVDFSGNLDTCIALRTLLIKDGTAYIQAGGGIVADSDPVREREESINKARALVRAVKFAHEGFRGAIGGGGQGGRP, from the coding sequence ATGATTCAGCCGTCACTGGAAGAGGTGAAAGAGCTCGCGCGGCAGGGGAACGTGATCCCGGTGTCGAAGGACATCATGGGGGATCTCCTCACCCCGGCCGCGGCCTATTTGCGGGTGGCCCACGGCCGGAGCAGGGTGTTCCTCCTGGAGAGCGTCGAGGGGGGGGAGCGCCTGGCCCGCTATTCGTTCATCGGGTGGGACCCCTTCATCACCGTCCGCGCCCGGGAGGGGGAGGTTTCGGTCGAGCGCCGGGGGGAGGTCGTCCGGGAGCCGGGCCGGGGGCTCGAAAAGCTGCGGGAGATCGGCCGGGGCTTCCGTCCCGTCGCCGTCGGCGACCTTCCCCCGTTTTTGGGGGGAGGGGTCGGGTATTTCGCCTACGACCTGGTCCGCCGATTCGAACGGCTCCCCGAACTGGCGGCGGATGACCTGGGCGTGGACGATTACGGGGTGATGTATTTTTCCACCATCCTGGCCTTCGACCATCTGCGGCACAGGATCCACATCATCGCCAACATCGTCGACGACCGGGGCGGGGCGGACCTGGAGCCCAAATACCGGGACGCGGTCCTGCGGATCGAACAGGTCGAAAAGCGCCTCTCCGTCCCCATCTCCCTGCCGTCCCCGCCCGTGCACGAGGAGATCCCCGAGCCGGTGTCGAACGTCGGCGCGGAGGAATACTGCCGCAACGTCGAAAAGGCCCGGGAGCATATCCGGGCGGGCGATATCTTCCAGGTGGTGCTGTCGCAGCGCTTCACCATGCCCGTGACGTGCGATCCGTTCGACATCTACCGCGCCCTCCGTTTCATCAACCCCTCCCCCTACATGTTCTTCCTCAGGATGGACGACCTCGTCGTCGTCGGGGCCTCCCCCGAGATGCTGGTGAAGGTGAGCGGCCGCAGGGTGGAATACGGCCCCATCGCAGGCACCCGCCCCAGGGGGGCGACCCCGGGGGAGGACGAACGCCTGGCGCGCGAACTCGAGGCGGACGCCAAGGAGCGGGCCGAGCACATCATGCTGGTGGACCTCGGGCGGAACGACCTGGGGCGGGTGTGCGAGTACGGCTCGGTCAGGGTCACCGACCTGATGCGGATCGAAAAATACAGCCACGTCATGCACCTGGTCAGCGGCGTCGAGGGGACCCTCCGCCCGGGGCTGGACTGCTTCGACGCCCTGGAGTCGTGCCTCCCGGCGGGGACCGTCTCGGGCGCTCCCAAGGTGCGGGCCATGGAGATCATCGAATCGATGGAGCCGTGCCGCAGGGGGATCTACGGCGGGGCCGTCGGTTATGTCGATTTTTCCGGGAACCTGGACACCTGCATCGCCCTGCGGACGCTCCTCATCAAGGACGGGACGGCCTATATCCAGGCCGGCGGAGGGATCGTGGCCGATTCCGACCCGGTGCGGGAGCGGGAGGAATCGATCAACAAGGCCAGGGCCCTCGTCCGCGCGGTGAAATTCGCCCACGAGGGCTTCAGGGGCGCCATCGGCGGCGGCGGACAGGGAGGGCGGCCATGA
- a CDS encoding aminodeoxychorismate/anthranilate synthase component II: MILVIDNYDSFTFNLVQYLGELGQRLRVVRNDAVSVGDIEALAPAFILISPGPGRPENSGVIIETVRRFAGTIPILGVCLGHQAIGAAFGGRVVRAPEIMHGKTSQIHHDGRTLYRDLDNPFRATRYHSLVVSPDGLPDCLEVSARTADGVIMGLRHRSLRVEGVQFHPESILTDAGMRLLANFVNP; this comes from the coding sequence ATGATCCTGGTCATCGACAACTACGACTCCTTCACCTTCAACCTCGTGCAGTACCTCGGCGAGCTGGGGCAGCGGCTCCGCGTCGTCCGCAACGACGCCGTCTCCGTCGGGGACATCGAGGCGCTGGCCCCCGCCTTCATCCTCATCTCCCCGGGTCCGGGGCGCCCGGAGAACTCGGGCGTCATCATCGAAACGGTCCGGCGCTTCGCCGGAACCATCCCGATCCTGGGGGTGTGCCTCGGGCACCAGGCGATCGGGGCCGCCTTCGGCGGCCGGGTGGTGCGGGCGCCCGAGATCATGCACGGCAAGACGAGCCAGATCCACCACGACGGCCGTACCCTGTACCGGGACCTGGACAACCCCTTCCGGGCGACGCGCTACCACTCGCTGGTGGTGTCCCCCGACGGGCTGCCCGACTGCCTGGAGGTTTCCGCCCGCACGGCCGACGGCGTGATCATGGGGCTGCGCCACCGCTCGCTCCGGGTGGAAGGGGTGCAGTTTCACCCCGAGTCGATCCTGACCGACGCCGGCATGCGGCTGCTGGCCAATTTCGTGAACCCTTGA
- the trpC gene encoding indole-3-glycerol phosphate synthase TrpC — MPEVPTEYVLPESLRGTILEKIMRAKARELAGSKAKLPARSLEEVLDRAPDIRPFRRALLAHPPAVIAEIKKASPSAGVIREDFDPLAVAGEYAAAGAAALSVLTEVHHFLGGLETLARVRWRSNLPLLRKDFIVDPYQVLEARHAGADAVLLIAALLDAPALEGLRRAAETHGMEALVEVHDEPELEKALASGATLVGVNNRNLATLEVSLDVSLRLARLLPKGVTAVSESGIRTGEDIRRLRDAGYRGFLVGESLMRSPSPGAALRQLLG; from the coding sequence ATGCCCGAAGTCCCGACCGAGTACGTGCTGCCGGAATCCCTCCGGGGAACCATCCTCGAAAAGATCATGCGCGCCAAGGCGCGTGAACTGGCAGGGTCGAAGGCGAAGCTCCCGGCCCGCTCGCTCGAGGAGGTCCTCGACCGGGCCCCGGACATCCGCCCCTTCCGCAGAGCCCTCCTGGCGCACCCTCCCGCCGTCATCGCCGAAATCAAGAAGGCGTCCCCGTCGGCGGGGGTGATCCGGGAGGATTTCGACCCGCTCGCGGTGGCCGGGGAGTACGCCGCCGCGGGTGCGGCCGCGCTCTCGGTCCTTACCGAGGTGCATCATTTCCTCGGCGGGCTGGAGACCTTGGCCCGCGTGCGGTGGCGTTCGAACCTGCCGCTGCTGCGCAAGGACTTCATCGTCGACCCCTACCAGGTCCTGGAGGCGCGGCACGCGGGGGCGGACGCGGTCCTCCTCATCGCCGCCCTGCTCGACGCTCCCGCCCTCGAGGGTCTCCGCCGAGCGGCGGAGACTCACGGGATGGAGGCGCTGGTGGAGGTGCACGACGAACCGGAGCTCGAAAAGGCGCTCGCGAGCGGGGCCACCCTGGTCGGCGTCAACAACCGGAACCTCGCGACCCTCGAGGTGTCGCTCGACGTCTCGCTGCGCCTGGCCCGGCTCCTGCCGAAGGGGGTCACGGCCGTTTCGGAGAGCGGCATCCGCACCGGCGAAGACATCCGCCGGCTCCGGGACGCCGGGTACCGCGGTTTCCTGGTGGGGGAGAGCCT